The following DNA comes from Palaemon carinicauda isolate YSFRI2023 chromosome 22, ASM3689809v2, whole genome shotgun sequence.
AAGGCCGCGTCGCAATCGTACCTCCAGAATGGGGCGCCCATTGGAACATAAAAGCCATCACTCCATCTCCAGTGACCTTCGTAATCTTCGTCAGAGGCGTCTATCCAGTAATTGGCGTGATCCAGTCCTTCGGGGAAGAAAACATTGGATTTTATACCTATAGAGGTGATGATACATAATTCTGGATGTTTGTTGAATTAATCATCCATAAAACAAAGAAATGAGTCAAGTGATATGGATCTCAAGTGCATCAATTATTGAAGGTATGTCAACCAACAGTTGgaagagttctaaaaacatatatACAACAGTATCCATTGAAAGCAGCTACAGTATATTGACTTAGGACATCTCGGTAAGCGAGGCAGCTCAGTATcttctatatttatttttgaattattCCAAGGTTAGCTATAGGATGGAAAATGTAAGAATGTCAGTATAATTCAACCGTATATGAAAGTGAAAAAGTGGTATATAAGTTCAATGAAGGCAGGTCCTGAGAGATCTTCAGAGGCGAGCTAGACAAGCCCATCAGCCTAGTTAGAGCCCATCTGTTACTTAGGCTGACCTCATTGCCAATGAATATACTGACGCAGACCTGATATTGTCAATGAATTTACTGACGCAGACATGGTATTGTCAATGAATTTACTGACGCAGACATGGCATCGTCAATGAATTTACTGACGCAGACATGGCATCGTCAATGAATTTACTGACGCAGACAGGGCATCGTCAATGAATTTACTGACGCAGACATGGCATCGTCAATGAATTTACTGACGCAGACATGGCATCGTCAATGAATTTACTGACGCAGACATGGCATCGTCAATGAATTTACTGACGCAGACTTGGCATCGTCAATGAATTTACTGACGCAGACATGGCATCGTCAATGAATTTACTGACGCAGACATGGCATCGTCAATGAATTTACTGACTCAAACATGACATCGTCGTCAATAAATTTACTGACACAGACATGGTATTGTTAATGAATTTTCTGACATAATCATAGTATTACTCACCATAATCATTGATGAACTTGATTATTTCAGCCAGCTGCGAAGCACTTGGAATATGTGCTAATCTGCCTCCTTCACCGGCCCTGCTGCAGTAAAGCCTCATATCGTAGTAGCTGCCACTTTCACCGGTGTCAAACAAGAGGCACTGGCTGCCGATTTCATTGAAAGGAAATGGGCATGCTGAAGGAGGATAGATTAGTAGGTTAGTAGAAGTGTCATTGTAGGACTATGCTACTGGTGAAAATAAATCTTACGCATTCATTGAGATATTCAGGGTATTGGTGAGTAAAGCTCTAATGAATTCTAGATTAAAAAGCAAAATTGTCTTTTGTTAattaatacatttatttaaatgatgttgTTGATCAAGTGTAAATTAATGCCATTGAAAATAGTGTTTGGATAGATATAGCTCTGATCGAAAAACAAAATTGTTTTGATAATGAATGCATTTATTCATATTATGTTGTACATTCTGTAAATAGTTATGACGTCATTGACAatagtttttagaatgatatacctATGTTTAATTTCAGTAAATTATTTGTGGAAATGTGTAATAACTTTCAGATTCAGACACTACACAAAAGCGTTTGGTGaaagtatttgaaatattttagaggGAATTTTAAGAATTATAAGTGTTTTGTTTGGAACTTTTAAAATTCATTAATATCATGGGATGAATATTAAatattcgaaatatttttttttctttagatttaaaCTACAGTAATATTTTGGACCTGAATTTTGAGAATTCAAGAATGTTTTAAGAGGAAATTTCAAAAGAGTTCAATTATAATTTGAAAGAAGAATTAACTAATTGAAGAATATTTTGAAATGTGAATGAATGAATTCAAGAATATTTTGGATCGAATATCAAGAAAATCTAACTTTCACTTACCCTGGGCCTTGGAAGGAGAAAAAAGGAAGGCAAAGGCAGCTGTTGAATAAAAGATTTAAATATCAATGTAATTTCAGAAAATATGATTTGGAAATATCCCATATTATAAACTTTCGAATCAACGAACTCTTGGTCATTCTTTGAAGAATCAACTTGTAAGTTTTTTCCTCAgactattttgttgtttttatgtgtTTACATGTTTGTTTATAGGTATTCAATGGTCATTACTTTGTGCCTACTCTGATTTTCCCCTAAAACCAGACTTATAGACAAAGAATTTATATATTACGTCTCAAGAAATTTGtaggttaacatatatatatatatatatatatatatatatatatatatatatatatatatatatatatatatgtatatatatatatatatatatatgtatatatatatatatatatatatatatatatatatatgtatatatatacatatatatatatatatatatatatatgtgtgtatatatatatatatatatatatatatatatatatatatattcatatatatataaatatttatatatatgaatattatttatatatatatatttatatatataatccgtttttatatatgtatttatgtaatatgtatatataaatatatatatatatatatatatatatatatatatatatatatatatatatatattctcaaaagtAATTAATCCATACCGAATCTACACAATTAAAGTTACTACATATTCCACGTATCCCTGAAGCAGAATCTAACTTACCTAAAGTGAGAATTAGCTTTCCCATGTTGACGGTTGCAGACAGAATGTTGATTCTCCTTACTCCAGCGTAGTATTTATGCGTCTCTCTTATCTTGCAACATAAAGGAGACGCATGAGAACTTGAACAGATTTATTGTTGATACATTTCTCGAAAACCGCCATTACTAAGATTTCGAGAAGGGAATAGTTTCAAACTAATTTGGTTTGCATtccttaatcattattattgttattattattattattattattattattattattattattattattattattgttgttgttgttgttgttgttgttgttgttgttattattattgttattacttgctaagctacaaacctagttgaaaaaagtatgatgctataaggccaagggttccaacagaaaaatagcccagtgaggaaaggaaataaggaaataaataaactgcaagagaagtaatgaaaaatcctattgaattattttaagaacggtaacagcattagaataaatctttcatatataaactataaaaacttcaaaaacaaactTTTTCTTTATTCCAATTTAGTTAAGTGATAGTTTGGGGAAATGGCTTACCGTTGATCTTTCTtcttttctgttttccttttagaATTTTTACAGgtttaaaaaatgatattttattttttaatcccTTTTTTGGGGTGACGAACATTACTCCTAGGTACAgtgaatatattatttttggattaattatttttattcagataaTACTCGTAGGACATTACGTTAATTACTTCTAGGAATCAATTAATTATATAGGTTTCCTCTTGGAgcacgtaaaggtttaaaggccgcttatgaatggcaagggcaagggacagtaacattgccctatgaagcaggacataTGATtaactcccaagcccctctccacccaaggtaggactaaggagggccaggcaatgactgctgatgactcagcagatagacctgtaggctcccccgaacccccttcCTTagtgcacaaggatggtgaggttgcagcgaccaaaggaaataacgagtttgagcgggactcgaaccccagtctggcgttcaccaggcaagttacaaccctggttgggaaagcacgTTCCtacaaacccaagggttccaacagggaaagcagcctggTGAGGAtagcaaataaaatatatgtaagcaatgaatattattattattattattattattattattattattattattattattattattattattattattttattattgtttttaatagctaatctacaaccctagtcggaaatgtAGGATTCTATAAAcaaaagggcttcaacagagaaaataaccgagtgaggaaaggaaataaggaaacagatagaatagtgtgcttgagtgtaccgtaaagcaagagaactctgatcctgatccaagacagtgcaagattAAGATCAGTAAAACCGTTTAAAGAAATCTGGcatatataaaataatctataaaatgaGAATCAATAGAAACACGATAACATAtgtactcgtgtgtatatatatatatatatatatatatatatatatatatatatatatatatatatgtatgtataaatataaatatataaaagtgtgtataatgtatatttgtatatatatacatatacgtatatatgtatatacatatatatgtatatatataaatatgaatatatatatgcacatttatataagtatatacagtagtcctatacatatatgtgttgtaTAAGTATGAATATGGctatacacgcatgcacacacacacacacacacacacatatatatatatatatatatatatatatatatgtatataccatgttaggcggtatatcttggcaatccatgtttgccaacggttatactcgtataaacggatgagcaacttggtggagcaatgagagctttgggtgtggaggaaatgcccccctgaatctcggtgaagtcactggcagcagggtaacggattggatttaaggtgatggacaaactgtctcttcgtctTTTACTCCTCATGCCtgatggttgatcttactagaattagtatggaccggcagggtacatttgccttagttagataggcactgcgcatcacaaggaactggttatcctttgatgtatctggccaatgaatcctctggatttagtcagtcatggaaagagaagatatcagaatggcccccagtcccgggcatagtggGGTGccaagaatctcctggtttataaatacgaAAGAGAAGGGGAAAATAggtattggaatgttagaaccatgaatcagattgggaaattacagcaactggagagtgaatttatgaaatatagtttggatatcttggccctaattaaaacatgttgtaaggggattggtaaggaaactttagaccaaggaactatatatatatatatatatatatatatatatatatatatatatat
Coding sequences within:
- the LOC137616520 gene encoding uncharacterized protein isoform X1, with the translated sequence MGKLILTLAAFAFLFSPSKAQACPFPFNEIGSQCLLFDTGESGSYYDMRLYCSRAGEGGRLAHIPSASQLAEIIKFINDYGLDHANYWIDASDEDYEGHWRWSDGFYVPMGAPFWRYDCDAALTLRPASDTNRNCAILDNEAHYLMADTSCLGDIGELKYSPICEIP
- the LOC137616520 gene encoding uncharacterized protein isoform X2 — protein: MGKLILTLACPFPFNEIGSQCLLFDTGESGSYYDMRLYCSRAGEGGRLAHIPSASQLAEIIKFINDYGLDHANYWIDASDEDYEGHWRWSDGFYVPMGAPFWRYDCDAALTLRPASDTNRNCAILDNEAHYLMADTSCLGDIGELKYSPICEIP